One genomic window of Candidatus Nitrosopumilus sediminis includes the following:
- the dph5 gene encoding diphthine synthase, which produces MLWFVGLGISGFKSIPSEALDVLSKADIVYLEQFTSPIGKSDLSKIKNATKGEFKLAKRWLVEDGNEILKNAKKKKVALLAYGDPYIATTHIELRTRAIEEKIKTQSIHASSSLTSMIGECGLHFYKVGRIATIMSEMKSLTTPYYVIYKNIIEGNHTVLLLEFNQDKDFFLDPKDALNGLLETEKGQIRNVISPSTYVIIASRIGFKDQRIISGKISSLKKTDFGKPPHTVIIPGRLHFTESDALKIFSQCIDEPFDNTEKTKKFQFK; this is translated from the coding sequence ATGCTCTGGTTTGTAGGTTTAGGAATTTCTGGATTCAAATCAATTCCTAGTGAGGCATTAGATGTTTTATCAAAGGCAGATATTGTTTATTTGGAGCAATTTACCAGCCCAATTGGAAAATCAGATTTATCAAAGATCAAAAATGCCACAAAAGGGGAATTCAAACTAGCAAAAAGATGGCTAGTTGAAGACGGTAATGAAATTTTAAAAAATGCAAAGAAAAAAAAGGTAGCACTATTAGCATATGGAGATCCATACATTGCAACAACTCACATTGAATTAAGAACGAGAGCTATAGAAGAAAAAATCAAAACACAATCCATTCATGCATCTTCATCACTTACTTCAATGATAGGAGAATGTGGTTTGCATTTTTACAAAGTAGGAAGAATTGCAACAATTATGAGTGAGATGAAATCACTAACAACTCCATACTATGTAATATACAAAAACATCATTGAAGGAAATCACACAGTTCTTCTTTTAGAATTTAATCAAGATAAAGATTTTTTCTTAGATCCAAAGGATGCACTAAATGGACTTTTAGAAACTGAAAAAGGACAGATAAGAAATGTGATTAGCCCGTCAACATATGTCATAATTGCATCAAGGATAGGATTCAAAGATCAACGTATTATTTCAGGTAAGATATCTAGTTTGAAGAAAACAGATTTTGGTAAACCACCACACACAGTTATAATTCCAGGAAGATTACACTTTACAGAATCAGACGCCTTGAAAATATTCAGTCAATGTATTGATGAACCATTTGACAATACAGAAAAAACAAAAAAATTTCAGTTCAAATGA
- a CDS encoding DUF120 domain-containing protein, with the protein MTELKIQHILTLSYLLSKGAKYNYVSITTSSLGKNIKKSQQSASKHLLELEQNQFIERIINGRNISVKITPKGYSEMVKLSATLQKSLDSSPSHVELKGTLVSGMGEGAYYMGLKGYTKQFESKIGYVPYPGTLNVKLDQKIHQEAIKQFETLEGVKINSFSDGKRTYGWVKCFAAKLNNSANCELIILERTHHDDSIIELISKTCLRKIAKLKDGSKVSIKIPINS; encoded by the coding sequence ATGACTGAACTAAAAATTCAGCACATCCTAACTCTTTCATATTTACTCTCAAAAGGTGCAAAATACAACTATGTTTCTATTACGACGTCTTCGCTTGGTAAAAACATCAAAAAATCACAGCAATCTGCATCAAAACATCTTCTAGAATTGGAACAAAATCAATTCATTGAGCGAATAATCAATGGAAGGAATATTTCAGTCAAAATTACTCCAAAAGGATATTCTGAAATGGTTAAACTTTCTGCAACGTTACAAAAAAGCCTTGATTCTTCTCCCTCTCATGTTGAACTCAAAGGTACATTGGTTTCTGGAATGGGTGAAGGTGCATACTATATGGGATTAAAAGGCTATACAAAACAATTTGAATCAAAAATTGGCTATGTTCCATATCCTGGAACCCTTAATGTCAAACTAGATCAAAAAATTCATCAAGAAGCAATTAAGCAATTTGAAACTCTAGAGGGTGTCAAAATTAATAGCTTCTCAGATGGAAAAAGAACCTATGGGTGGGTCAAATGCTTTGCTGCAAAACTAAATAATTCTGCAAATTGTGAATTAATTATTTTAGAGCGTACACATCATGATGATTCTATTATAGAATTAATTTCGAAGACTTGTTTGAGAAAAATTGCTAAATTAAAGGATGGTTCAAAAGTATCAATTAAAATTCCAATAAACTCCTAA
- a CDS encoding adenylyltransferase/cytidyltransferase family protein has translation MKQSEKAILSIMYVCQIEGKEVFEVIRKKTMFSEDLINSKIDELIKNQLVNNDRKTLTDIGRNSLCVVLAGGVFDIIHPGHIHTLNAAKKLGDVLVVVVATDNTAVKMKKRRPLHAQEQRQELVNSLSMVDLCLIGQEDDIFKTVNHVKPQIIALGYDQVHQEKFIIEGCKKIELDAKVARLQSPIPESSSSKIQKEYGESIHGI, from the coding sequence TTGAAACAAAGTGAAAAAGCCATCCTGTCTATCATGTATGTATGTCAAATTGAAGGAAAAGAGGTATTTGAAGTAATTAGGAAAAAGACCATGTTTTCTGAAGATTTGATTAATTCAAAAATTGACGAATTGATAAAAAATCAATTAGTAAATAATGATAGAAAAACACTCACAGATATAGGAAGAAATTCATTATGTGTGGTATTAGCAGGAGGAGTTTTTGATATTATCCATCCAGGGCATATACATACATTAAATGCTGCAAAAAAATTAGGAGATGTTTTGGTGGTGGTGGTGGCTACTGATAATACAGCAGTAAAGATGAAAAAAAGAAGACCCCTTCATGCACAAGAACAAAGACAAGAATTGGTAAATTCATTGTCAATGGTAGATCTATGTTTAATCGGTCAAGAAGACGATATTTTCAAAACAGTAAACCACGTCAAACCACAAATAATTGCATTAGGTTATGATCAAGTTCATCAAGAAAAATTCATCATAGAAGGATGTAAGAAGATTGAGCTTGATGCAAAAGTTGCAAGGTTACAGTCCCCAATTCCTGAAAGTTCAAGCTCTAAAATTCAAAAAGAATACGGAGAATCCATTCACGGAATTTAG
- a CDS encoding DUF357 domain-containing protein codes for MKKYVPMVREALEEVEPLYKDQKEFQVILENAELYVKDAEKFLEDGQDEVAILSIGYADGLVDALRLAKGLDPKM; via the coding sequence ATGAAAAAATATGTCCCAATGGTAAGAGAAGCACTTGAAGAGGTAGAGCCATTATACAAAGATCAAAAGGAATTCCAAGTAATTTTGGAAAATGCTGAATTGTATGTCAAAGATGCAGAGAAATTTCTTGAAGACGGTCAAGATGAAGTAGCAATATTGAGTATCGGTTATGCTGATGGTCTTGTTGATGCATTAAGGCTGGCAAAAGGCCTAGATCCAAAGATGTAG
- the dnaG gene encoding DNA primase DnaG: protein MPQSGIVKYHVKLSYEVDGLVERADIIGAIFGQTEGLLGPEMNLNELQRVSKVGRIEVNAKSTSNTTSGDALIPMSTDIDTCALIAAGIESIDKVGPFDCKFKLEAIDDVRAAKKDDIVRRAKEIKQKWATKTVSEGESMLNDVHQGDAKKLSTYGPSKLTCSSGLADSNWVILVEGRADVINLLRAGYDNVLAIEGAKIDESIKELCNSKDTVVAFLDGDRSGGFILKELKSLVNLDYALQADTGVEVEELTPQRIDEILRPIADEIKQGKPAPQLKSEDDKPIAEMAAKVFPNLNETLEAIALDGDQNEIFKVPISEVVSKLSSQSGIKYLLLDGIITQRLLEGAKNAGVECVIGHRVAKLSNSEGMTLKTFGDLGVS from the coding sequence ATGCCTCAATCAGGAATTGTCAAATATCACGTTAAACTTTCCTATGAAGTCGATGGACTCGTTGAAAGAGCAGATATAATCGGCGCCATCTTTGGCCAAACAGAAGGACTGTTAGGCCCAGAGATGAATCTGAATGAACTGCAACGAGTTTCTAAAGTAGGTCGCATTGAAGTTAATGCAAAATCTACATCCAACACTACAAGCGGTGATGCATTAATTCCAATGAGCACTGATATTGATACTTGTGCATTAATTGCAGCTGGTATTGAGAGTATTGACAAAGTAGGCCCATTTGATTGTAAATTCAAATTAGAAGCTATTGATGATGTTCGAGCTGCAAAGAAAGATGATATTGTAAGACGTGCAAAAGAAATTAAACAAAAATGGGCAACTAAAACTGTTAGTGAAGGTGAAAGCATGTTAAATGACGTTCACCAAGGTGATGCTAAAAAACTATCCACATATGGCCCATCAAAACTAACGTGTAGTTCAGGTCTTGCTGATTCTAATTGGGTTATTCTGGTTGAAGGAAGAGCCGATGTAATCAATCTTCTAAGAGCTGGATATGATAATGTTCTTGCAATTGAAGGTGCTAAAATTGATGAATCCATCAAAGAACTATGTAATTCTAAGGATACTGTTGTTGCCTTCCTTGATGGTGACAGATCTGGCGGATTCATTCTCAAAGAGCTCAAATCTCTTGTTAACTTAGACTATGCACTTCAAGCAGACACTGGTGTTGAGGTAGAAGAACTAACTCCACAAAGAATTGATGAAATCCTAAGACCTATTGCTGATGAGATTAAACAAGGAAAACCTGCACCTCAACTAAAAAGTGAAGATGACAAACCTATAGCCGAAATGGCCGCAAAAGTATTCCCAAATCTCAATGAAACTCTTGAAGCAATTGCATTAGATGGTGATCAAAATGAGATTTTCAAAGTTCCAATCAGTGAGGTTGTAAGCAAATTATCATCTCAATCAGGAATCAAATATCTTTTGTTGGATGGAATTATCACCCAGAGACTTTTAGAAGGTGCCAAAAATGCTGGTGTTGAATGTGTAATTGGACATAGAGTTGCAAAATTATCAAACTCTGAAGGAATGACACTAAAAACATTCGGTGACTTGGGTGTATCTTAG